CCTAGGTATGTCGAGGTAAATATGAATACTGGAGTGACCGTTTGGCCACTATTCAATAGTCTGCAGGCATTCTGGCCAGGACTTCAGGTTTGGATTCGTCATATATCAGAAAGTATACTAACTCTGCAACACATACTTTAGATGATTGCTTATGCTTCTTAGATTTAAGGTTTTAGCTGGAGATGTTGATCCTGCCATTCGAACACACGCTGCCTTCTTCAGCGTCTGGAAAAAATATGGGTTCACTCCAGAAGGATTTAATCTTGCTACCTCCACTGTTCAGGTAACAGAACAATTTTTGTACCTTCTATGGGTTAATACATTTGTTTGGTCCTCAAACCTTCAGACACTGCAAGCCTTTAACTTCAGTGGAATGGAATTATCAACACTGAAAGACATATAATGCCCTTAGCATAATTGTATGAGTTGGTGAAGGGTTAATTGTTCTCTCTTCTTTATGAGTTTGTGGCACAGAGTTAGAAGTACAGATGATGGTATTTGCCACCTAATTAAATTTAGTAATCTCACCATTTACTATGTTTCATAGAATGGACAAAGGAGCTATCCGCTGCGGCCTGAGTTGATTGAAAGCACGTATTGGCTATTCAAGGCTACCAGAGACTATAAGTACGTCTTTCTTTACGAAGTGAAGATTAATCCTGTAGATGCAGCTGCTCTCATCAATAAAAAAGATGGGAGACTTGAGTGAGGCTTTTGCATATATTGGCTTTTTATGGATGCTGATGTGAATAATAGAAGTCTCCACCTTTGATAGTATTGATGGTTGAGCCAGTTCATGTCTAGCTACAAGTGCAAAACCATCACTTCATTACCACGAAAAGAATTGCAGGATCTAATACCTCTAACTGATACCTGCAAGCTATAAATCATTTTTAGTCAATTTTATTGTACTTGTGTGAATGGTACTTCCCCCCCTATAATATGTTTTGCCTTCCATATTTATCACAGGTACCTTGATGTTGGAAGGGATATACTAGCAAGCCTTCAATATGGTGCTAGATGTCCTTGCGGGTACTGCCACATATCAGATGTGGAAACTCACAAGCAGGATGACCACATGGAGAGTTTTTTCCTTGCAGAAACGGTGAGTGATTCTATATCAAAATATGCAGTATATTCTTTGGTGATAAAATGCTGTCATGCTCATAATGTTTTTTGTGGACTACATACGACATTAACATGTGCTGGTAAAAATGCATATAATTACCTAGTATACGAGTTCTAATCATTTAGTCATTTGTCTTGTAGTCTACTAACACGAGAGTGAACTGTAAAACCTTATAACAATCTCTTCTCATAAATCCTAATATTATGAATAGATTTAGGTTCTGACAAGAAATATAATCATTTACCTCATGTATCCTAAATCTTATGTGGATGTTATATTTTCTCGAGTTAACCTCTGAGTATGACAGTAGTCCGCTACTAAACATTTACAGTCTGATCTTGTAGGATATCTTAAGCTATTAAACTAAGAGTGAACTGGAAATccttaaaacaaaatttcctGAATCCAAAAAATGTATCAGTAGGTTTAGCTTTTGACCTGAATTTAAAAACAACAATTACATACTCCATGCCTGCATCTTATATTTCTTCCAAGTTATCCTCTACCAGTTAAATCAAATTATCTAACTACCAGCACATTGCAGGTCAAATATCTCTGGCTTCTTTTTGATTTAGCCGTAGGCCCTGATAACATTGTTGAAAATGGGCCTTACAAGTAAGTATGATACTGTGGATTCGGTAAGTTCAGTTGCTTATGACCTAACAATCCAACTTACTGTGTATCCTTGACTGCAGATACATATTTAGCACAGAAGGCCATTTGTTACCTGCTACTCCTGAGATAGCGTTGGTAGATGAGCACTGCTCTTATTTTGGAGCATTCTGTAATGGCAGTACAGACCGTGGCTACAGTAAGAGTGATAGTTCTAGTAAGCACCAAAGTGCGAACAACACTCAGTTTGATGACAGACAAACTGCTTCCAGTAAATATTCAATGTCCAATGTTTTGTTTACAACAAGAGGTTACATTAAGGTATGCTCTACTGCATTTCTGATTAGCAATTTTCTTAAGCAATGCGTATCTCTACCTTAAAGAAAGGAATTGGGATGATTATTGTATTATGTTGCCTAAAGTGATCATTTTTGAGAAGATATTAACTGTTAACATGGATTATATAAAATGGTTTTGTTAGCACCCCTCACATTTTTGCCAATCCTTAATGGAAGGTCGGAGGGGTTGACAACGGTGCAACTTAAGACTTTTTCTTAGTTAGAAGTGTCATGCATGCTTTATGTCAACCTTATGCCTGTGTTGGTTATGTAAATTAAGATGAGTGACTTGATTTTTCTGTTTATAGTACTACTATTGTATATTGATAATATGAATACCATATTTACTAAGAGGATCTTCTATGTCTTTATGACTTTGATCGTCTAACACAGACACATTGGTTGGAAGGTGCATCCTTTATTGTTAGTCTTTTTCCTGACCTAAATGCATAATTTTGTTAGGGAGTTTGTCCTGGATTGACTCATGCACAGAAACTTGGCATATCGTTCTACGATGAAGGTGATAACTCCGTGGAACAGAACTCTAAAAGTCCCGAGAACCCTGATGAATCTCATGTGGTCGAATCCAGTGTCCACGCTCAATCAAGTGCTGTTATATTGATGTCTCATCATGTCACGAGCCAACCCGATGAACCTTTGAAGACAAAGTTGATAAATTGGCATCATGAAACTATTGTGGTAACTGCTGATTCTGATCCCATGAGGACTGATGCTACCGGTGGCTTGTCTGAAGGAAGCACTGAAGAACTTTCTGAGGAAACCATAAGCATCTCTGAACAGACAGAAGTCACTGAAGAAGATATTGCTTCTCAGGACATTCAACCGAATGAAGATAGTACGAGTTGACCCCTAGACCATGTAGGCACCAATTCTTTGACTTTACTGGAGCACCTTCATGCATGATCAGAGCTGTCCGTTTTACACTACACAATGTGCCCGGAAGCAAGCGACAATGAGCCAGGTCGGTCAATCAGTATCTAACCCCTGCTTGAGTTGGGAATCGATGGTTGTAATGGGGGTCGTTCTGGAGTCGGTATTTACCACAGGAAACCCGATGGCAAAGGAACTAAAGAATAAGCATTCATTAATTTATTCTGTTTGTAGCAATTAGATAGGCAATTGAATGGTTTCAATCGAATAGCAGATGTGAAGTTTTGTATACTAGAAGCAAACAAAGAACTATATGGGCATATGGCCAACTAGGTGCATGCAACATACTATTGCAAATCAGAAACAACTCGGCTGAAAACTCGAACCTGTGCTTGAAATTGTCCTTTACCGTTTCAATCCGATTAACTGCTAGATGCACGATACATATCCAGGGATGCAAGCACTTCATCTGACCGCCTAAACATTTCTCAGAATGGAAACACTTAAATACAAATATCCATGTCTGGAATTACATCACACCAATCATCGCCATGCTCACACGGGGATTATTACATGGGAACGAGGAAGGCTAGCTTTAGAGCGAGAGGCCACCGgactcctcgtcctcgtcgagGCCAGAGGTGTAGACAGTGTAGAGGGACCAGATGAGGCCGAAGACACCCAGGAGGATCCACCCCAGCAGGTTGTTGCTCAGGCCGAGGCTCAGCCCGGTGCCCTCCGTGGACATCCGGTCGTCCacgagcgccagcgccggcgccgcggacGCGGTcaccgcgcccgccgccgcgagcagggacgcgccggcgccgcgcacGCTGGTGGTCGGGGTCGCCTCCTTGGCGTCCTTGGAGTAGCTGCACCTCACCCtctcgctcctcgccctcagCTGTGGCAGCCCTGCATGATCAATTGACAGTGTTTTTCTTTACTTCTTTATGCTCCCAGCTCAGCCATTGCGCATCGGCGTCCGTGCAAATGAAACACAGTTGTTACTCTGTGAAAGGCACGTACCTAGAGCCTGCGGCCGGGTGGTCACGGCACGGGCGACGACGGTggtcgccgcggcggcgctgatggtggccattgttgttgttgtgctTTGCTCTGCCGGTGCTGGAGAGTGTGTCTGACTCAGGTCTGGGCTCGCGTGTGCCGGTCCGCCGGGGTTTCCCTTTTAAGGCGATATGCGAAAATATCGAGAATAAGGGAGGCTGCAAATCGTTTAGCGCCACATGGATTGGGTGAGGCACGGGATAGGCTATCCTGCATCCATGGTCTATCTGTTCCTGGCCAATCGGCTTGTGCCATATGGACCCCGCCGATTCTCTGATGAAAATAAGTGGACGTCTGCCCAGCGACTTTGGTTTAGTTCAGTGGTACTAGTAATTCCAGCGAGAAAATCGCAGCCTCGAAGGCCGTCTGACGGTTAAATTCAGTAGTCCTTCTCTTTATTAAAGGGTCGCGGTAGGGATCGGCGATATTTTCAGCTGTCCGGCGTCCGATCTACATAAAGACGAAATCTTGTCCATTTCGATATCGTAATGTCAAATTTTAGTATGCGGCATTCGGCACGATAGTCGCGGGCTGCGGCAGAATAGCTTTAGTAGACGTTTACCATAAAAACGAATATTCA
The Brachypodium distachyon strain Bd21 chromosome 2, Brachypodium_distachyon_v3.0, whole genome shotgun sequence genome window above contains:
- the LOC100846816 gene encoding photosystem II reaction center W protein, chloroplastic, which encodes MATISAAAATTVVARAVTTRPQALGLPQLRARSERVRCSYSKDAKEATPTTSVRGAGASLLAAAGAVTASAAPALALVDDRMSTEGTGLSLGLSNNLLGWILLGVFGLIWSLYTVYTSGLDEDEESGGLSL
- the LOC100846508 gene encoding alpha-mannosidase I MNS4 isoform X2; translated protein: MRLRRQGSPLLCLSAALLAVALLTGAAVADGVTPSEARRLRDEVKDMFYHAFDGYMQHAFPLDELRPLSCKGEDSLGGYALTLVIRRNLVLVWSGLNKTVSVFETNIRILGGLLSAHLIASDYATGMRIQSYDDQLLHLAVDLAQRLLPAFDTPTGIPFGSVNLLYGVDDDESKITSTAGGGTLALEFGILSRLTNNTVFEEVTKNAVRGIWSRRSKLNLVGAHINVFTGEWTQKDAGIGTSIDSFYEYLLKAYLLFGDEEYLYIFQEAYKAAMHYLHLDPWYVEVNMNTGVTVWPLFNSLQAFWPGLQVLAGDVDPAIRTHAAFFSVWKKYGFTPEGFNLATSTVQNGQRSYPLRPELIESTYWLFKATRDYKYLDVGRDILASLQYGARCPCGYCHISDVETHKQDDHMESFFLAETVKYLWLLFDLAVGPDNIVENGPYKYIFSTEGHLLPATPEIALVDEHCSYFGAFCNGSTDRGYSKSDSSSKHQSANNTQFDDRQTASSKYSMSNVLFTTRGYIKGVCPGLTHAQKLGISFYDEGDNSVEQNSKSPENPDESHVVESSVHAQSSAVILMSHHVTSQPDEPLKTKLINWHHETIVVTADSDPMRTDATGGLSEGSTEELSEETISISEQTEVTEEDIASQDIQPNEDSTS
- the LOC100846508 gene encoding alpha-mannosidase I MNS4 isoform X1 encodes the protein MRLRRQGSPLLCLSAALLAVALLTGAAVADGVTPSEARRLRDEVKDMFYHAFDGYMQHAFPLDELRPLSCKGEDSLGGYALTLIDSLDTLALLGDKEKFGAGVEWVGKNVRFDINKTVSVFETNIRILGGLLSAHLIASDYATGMRIQSYDDQLLHLAVDLAQRLLPAFDTPTGIPFGSVNLLYGVDDDESKITSTAGGGTLALEFGILSRLTNNTVFEEVTKNAVRGIWSRRSKLNLVGAHINVFTGEWTQKDAGIGTSIDSFYEYLLKAYLLFGDEEYLYIFQEAYKAAMHYLHLDPWYVEVNMNTGVTVWPLFNSLQAFWPGLQVLAGDVDPAIRTHAAFFSVWKKYGFTPEGFNLATSTVQNGQRSYPLRPELIESTYWLFKATRDYKYLDVGRDILASLQYGARCPCGYCHISDVETHKQDDHMESFFLAETVKYLWLLFDLAVGPDNIVENGPYKYIFSTEGHLLPATPEIALVDEHCSYFGAFCNGSTDRGYSKSDSSSKHQSANNTQFDDRQTASSKYSMSNVLFTTRGYIKGVCPGLTHAQKLGISFYDEGDNSVEQNSKSPENPDESHVVESSVHAQSSAVILMSHHVTSQPDEPLKTKLINWHHETIVVTADSDPMRTDATGGLSEGSTEELSEETISISEQTEVTEEDIASQDIQPNEDSTS